The following coding sequences are from one Panicum hallii strain FIL2 chromosome 5, PHallii_v3.1, whole genome shotgun sequence window:
- the LOC112892940 gene encoding protein BUD31 homolog 1-like, which translates to MPKIKTSRVSYPEGWELIEPTIRELDAKMREAENDPHDGKRKCEALWPIFRISHQRSRYIYDLYYRRKEISQKLYEFCLDQGYADRNLIAKWKKPGYERLCCLRCIQTRDHNFATTCVCRVPKHLREEQVIECVHCGCRGCASGD; encoded by the exons ATGCCGAAGATAAAGACAAGCCGTGTTTCGTATCCGGAAGGATGGGAGCTTATTGAACCAACAATCCGTGAGTTGGATGCCAAAATGAGAGAAG CTGAAAATGATCCACATGACGGGAAGAGAAAGTGTGAAGCTCTCTGGCCAATTTTCCGTATTTCTCATCAAAGGAGCCGCTACATATATGATCTTTACTACAGAAGGAAGGAGATATCACAGAAGCTTTATGAGTTTTGCCTGGACCAGGGTTATGCAGACCGTAATCTGATTGCAAAGTGGAAAAAG CCGGGTTATGAGCGCCTTTGCTGCCTTCGGTGCATACAGACACGTGACCACAACTTTGCAACGACTTGCGTCTGCCGAGTCCCCAAGCACCTCAGGGAGGAGCAAGTGATCGAATGTGTCCATTGCGGCTGCAGGGGCTGTGCCAGCGGTGACTAA
- the LOC112892938 gene encoding nucleobase-ascorbate transporter 12, translating to MSSASGALPQPRRGRPGPWPPAPPPQPQAQPLSWAKRTGFQSRVSGESLPSASAPNSGQVPLPRPVEAPADLESGPPPARPNSVLPPPPAAAAVAGNGERRHPPPPPPQPRTRRRDSDGGRPNGQAAAPSLPQLQEEEEAPERPAHVKYELRDTPGIFPLVIYGFQHYISMVGSIILIPLVMVPAMGGSADDMAAVVSTVLLVTGMNTLLHMFTGTRLPLVQGPSFVYLAPALAIINSPEFFGLNDNNFKHIMKHLQGAIIIGGTFQVILGYTGLMSLFLRLINPVVVSPTVAAVGLSFFSYGFAKLGTCIEMGILQLLMVVIFALYLRKIKLFGYRVFLIYAVPLGLGITWAIAFVLTATGVYSYKGCDANIPASNNVSAFCRKHVLRMKSCRVDTSHALRSSPWFRFPYPLQWGTPVFSWKMGLVMCVVSVIASVDSVGSYHASSLFVATRPPTSGVVSRGIGVEGVSTILAGLWGTGVGSSTITENVHTIAVTKMGSRRAVGFGAILLLLLSIVGKVGAFIASIPDVLVAALLCFMWAMLCALGLSNLRYSATGSSRNSIIVGLALFLSLSVPSYFQQYGVHPSANSSVPTYFQPYIVASHGPVHTGSGGVNYVLNTLLSLNMVIAFLVALILDNTVPGGRQERGLYVWSESEAAKRESAFMKDYELPFKIGRAFRWVKCVGL from the exons ATGTCGTCCGCGTCCGGCGCGCTGCCGCAGCCTCGCCGCGGGCGCCCCGGACCCtggcccccggcgccgcccccgcaGCCGCAGGCGCAGCCGCTCTCCTGGGCCAAGCGCACGGGCTTCCAGTCCCGCGTCTCCGGCGAGTCCCTGCCTTCGGCGTCCGCTCCCAACTCCGGGCAGGTCCCCCTCCCTCGCCCCGTTGAGGCCCCTGCCGATCTGGAGTCCGgcccgccgccggcccggcccaaCTCCGTCCTCCCGCCCcctcctgccgccgctgccgtcgcgGGAAATGGCGAGCGGCGGCatcccccgccgccccctcctcagCCGAGGACGCGGAGGAGGGACTCCGATGGCGGAAGGCCGAATGGGCAGGCGGCCGCGCCCTCGCTTCCGCAgctacaggaggaggaggaggcgccggaGCGACCGGCTCATGTGAAGTACGAGCTTCGTGACACTCCTGGAATAT TTCCTCTAGTGATATACGGATTCCAACATTACATCTCCATGGTTGGCTCCATCATCCTGATCCCTCTCGTGATGGTTCCTGCAATGGGCGGCTCGGCA GATGACATGGCAGCAGTGGTGTCCACAGTGTTGCTCGTCACAGGGATGAATACATTGCTGCACATGTTCACTGGAACGAGACTGCCTCTCGTGCAGGGCCCATCCTTTGTATATCTTGCTCCTGCACTCGCGATCATAAACTCCCCAGAGTTTTTTGGGCTCAATGACAAT AATTTTAAGCACATAATGAAGCACCTGCAGGGAGCTATAATAATTGGAGGTACATTCCAAGTGATCTTGGGATATACAGGCCTCATGTCACTATTTCTAAG GTTGATAAATCCAGTTGTTGTCTCACCAACAGTTGCAGCTGTTGGACTTTCATTTTTCAGCTACGGTTTTGCTAAATTAGGCACATGTATAGAGATGGGAATTTTGCAGTTGTTGATGGTGGTTATTTTTGCACTT TACCTCCGGAAAATAAAGTTATTCGGCTACAGAGTGTTTCTTATTTACGCG GTTCCTCTTGGATTAGGAATCACATGGGCCATTGCTTTTGTTCTCACAGCAACTGGAGTTTATAGCTACAAAGGTTGTGATGCAAATATTCCAGCCTCAAACAATGTATCAGCCTTTTGTCGGAAGCATGTGTTGAGGATGAAATCTTGCCGTGTAGACACTTCACATGCCTTAAGATCTTCACCTTGGTTCAGATTTCCGTATCCGCTGCAATGGGGCACTCCGGTTTTTAGTTGGAAAATGGGCCTTGTGATGTGTGTTGTATCAGTTATCGCTTCTGTGGATTCT GTTGGTTCCTACCATGCATCATCTTTGTTTGTGGCCACAAGGCCACCAACATCTGGAGTTGTTAGCAGGGGTATTGGTGTTGAAGGTGTCTCTACAATCTTGGCTGGCCTTTGGGGTACAGGAGTTGGGTCTTCAACGATAACAGAGAATGTACACACAATTGCTGTGACTAAAATGGGTAGCCGAAGAGCAGTTGGATTTGGTGCTATTTTACTTCTATTGCTTTCTATAGTTG GAAAAGTTGGAGCGTTCATTGCTTCTATTCCTGATGTGTTGGTTGCTGCTCTCCTTTGCTTCATGTGGGCAATGCTATGTGCTCTTGGCTTGTCAAATCTTCGTTACAGTGCCACTGGGAGCTCTAGGAACAGTATTATAGTTGGGCTGGCTTTGTTCTTGTCCCTATCGGTTCCTTCATACTTCCAGCAATATGGTGTACATCCTAGCGCAAACTCATCAGTGCCAACTTACTTTCAGCCATACATTGTTGCATCTCATGGACCTGTTCACACTGGATCTGGTGGG GTGAACTATGTCCTCAACACGTTACTGTCACTCAACATGGTCATTGCATTTCTGGTTGCTCTCATTCTTGACAACACAGTCCCTGGTGGCCGGCAAGAGCGGGGGTTGTATGTATGGTCAGAATCAGAGGCCGCGAAGAGAGAATCAGCTTTCATGAAAGACTATGAACTTCCTTTCAAGATTGGACGTGCGTTCAGGTGGGTGAAGTGCGTTGGCCTATAG
- the LOC112894903 gene encoding GABA transporter 1 yields MGLEPVAASREDEEAKKMEAGGDTIGQKLDAGALFVLQSKGSWLHCGYHLTTSIVAPPLLSLPFAFAALGWTAGIICLVIGAAVTFYSYNLISRVLEHHAQQGRRQLRFRDMATDILGPGWGKYYIGPIQFLVCFGAVIACTLLAGQSMKAIYLLANPGGTIKLYVFVAIFGVFMMILAQLPSFHSLRHVNLISLLLCLAYSFCAVAGSVYLGNSDKAPPKDYSITGDAQNRVFGVFNAIAIIATTYGNGIIPEIQATVAAPVTGKMFRGLCLCYAVVVTTFFSVAISGYWAVGNQAQGTLLSNFMVDGAAVIPEWLLLITQLFTLLQLSAVGVVYLQPTNEVLEGLFSDAKQGQYAARNVAPRLASRTAAVALATTVAAMVPFFGDMNSLIGAFGFLPLDFAVPAVFYNATFKPSKKGVVFWLNTAIAVVFSALAAIASVAAVRQIALDAKTYKLFANV; encoded by the exons ATGGGGTTGGAACCTGTGGCCGCGAGCCGGGAGGATGAGGAGGCCAAGAAGATGGAGGCCGGCGGCGACACCATCGGCCAGAAGCTCGACGCCGGCGCGCTCTTCGTGCTCCAGTCCAAGG GGTCATGGCTGCACTGCGGGTACCACCTGACGACGTCGATCgtggcgccgccgctgctgAGCCTGCCGTTCGCGTTCGCGGCGCTGGGGTGGACGGCGGGGATCATCTGCCTCGTCATCGGCGCCGCCGTCACCTTCTACTCGTACAACCTCATCTCCCGCGTCCTGGAGCACCACGCGCAGCAGGGCCGCCGCCAGCTCCGCTTCAGGGACATGGCCACCGACATCCTAG GGCCTGGATGGGGGAAATACTACATCGGCCCGATCCAGTTCCTGGTGTGCTTCGGAGCGGTCATCGCGTGCACTCTCCTGGCCGGCCAGAGCATGAAG GCGATCTACCTGCTCGCCAACCCGGGGGGCACGATCAAGCTGTACGTGTTCGTGGCCATCTTCGGCGTCTTCATGATGATCCTGGCGCAGCTGCCATCCTTCCACTCGCTCCGGCACGTCAACCTCATCTCGCTGCTGTTGTGCCTCGCTTACAGCTTCTGCGCCGTCGCCGGCTCCGTATACCTAG GAAACTCCGACAAGGCGCCCCCGAAGGACTACTCGATCACGGGTGACGCGCAGAACCGTGTGTTCGGCGTGTTCAACGCCATCGCCATCATCGCCACCACATATGGCAATGGTATCATCCCTGAGATACAG GCAAcggtggcggcgccggtgacGGGGAAGATGTTCAGGGGTCTGTGCCTGTGCTACGCGGTGGTGGTGACGACCTTCTTCAGCGTGGCCATCTCGGGGTACTGGGCGGTCGGCAACCAGGCGCAGGGCACCCTGCTGAGCAACTTCATGGTGGACGGCGCGGCCGTGATCCCGGAGTGGCTCCTCCTCATCACCCAGCTCTTCACGCTGCTGCAGCTCTCGGCGGTGGGCGTGGTGTACCTGCAGCCGACCAACGAGGTCCTGGAGGGCCTCTTCTCGGACGCCAAGCAGGGGCAGTACGCGGCGCGGAACGTGGCGCCGCGGCTCGCGTCCCGCACGGCGGCCGTCGCGCTGGCCACCACCGTCGCCGCCATGGTGCCCTTCTTCGGGGACATGAACTCGCTCATCGGCGCCTTCGGGTTCCTGCCGCTCGACTTCGCCGTGCCGGCGGTGTTCTACAACGCCACATTCAAGCCGTCCAAGAAGGGGGTCGTGTTCTGGCTCAACACGGCCATCGCCGTCGTGTTCTCGGCGCTCGCCGCGATCGCGTCCGTCGCGGCGGTGCGGCAGATCGCGCTGGACGCCAAGACCTACAAGCTTTTCGCCAACGTGTGA
- the LOC112892937 gene encoding uncharacterized protein DDB_G0286299-like — protein MADSTAMTVDFLRARLLSERSVSRAAKERADELAKRVAELEEQVRAVTAQRRQAERAADEVLAILESQGFGGHLSDDEASDQDGEEEEDAKSRGNTAAALEEEEEEEEETVAAKGEAEDALSGTAQPAGGLSWKGRSVSPRKATQLKHKHRLAYFYLLSSDSSPKYRMGQSCRKNRRRIELSNGNRSGATEDDGGGAGSQKRRQDGSDVTDDGQADMDGEVGGDERSSGDGGGGQYVIRYEKDGEMERVLERQAELIGQYEEEEKAQREWEKQYNENRNANKVDVEVKNKAFQTDAESKSSKKNLPITINPSAGCLPDGSLSESPQYASQETGALRREASNVPAHGRAQTSSISAQESSATSTVTRQDQNREDEISDGESGYNANAKHYTIKAPSDGSPSSDTLNSPSQFHDNTDSTADTQPYRPASSNIADIECVLQALQRARISLSAKLSKPVPPSQVTLALPAPGDEHKEYDDLPAKDDISYGENLSSSSPARQEILALPAPEDYHEREDWPPELDGAAISHAEKASSSGPNLEEILALPAPAIEDFAKISVGTPGLFRLPTDSFPVDEKMFSGNACGSGFSLGAAALPATSILSNPPPAAAAAYGAATSVPSVSGDGSGFSAKQRCDVQTPALLPVPTPGRCSIPTPDFSVGSAPFLPGIPGLQQDLRRAGPLGSADLFMQRGIDYTISNKWML, from the exons ATGGCGGACTCCACGGCCATGACCGTCGACTTCCTCCGCGCGCGGCTGCTCTCCGAGCGGTCCGTGTCGCGCGCCGCCAAGGAGCGCGCGGACGAGCTCGCCAAGAGG GTCgcggagctggaggagcaggtCCGGGCGGTGACGGCGCAGAGGCGGCAGGCGGAGCGGGCGGCTGACGAGGTGCTCGCCATCCTGGAGTCCCAGGGCTTCGGCGGCCACCTCTCAGACGACGAGGCCTCCGACCaggacggcgaggaggaggaggacgccaaGAGCCGCGGCaacacggccgccgccctcgaggaggaggaggaggaggaggaggagacggtGGCGGCGAAGGGCGAGGCAGAGGACGCGCTGTCCGGGACGGCCCAACCCGCCGGCGGGCTGTCGTGGAAAGGCCGCAGCGTGAGCCCGCGCAAGGCCACGCAGCTCAAGCACAAGCACAGGCTGGCTTACTTCTACTTGCTCTCCTCCGATTCCTCGCCCAAGTACCGCATGGGACAGTCATGCCGCAAGAACAGGCGGCGGATAGAGCTGAG CAATGGGAACAGGTCGGGGGCAACAGAAGAtgacggcggtggcgcggggagTCAGAAGCGGCGGCAAGATGGGTCGGATGTCACGGACGACGGCCAGGCGGACATGGACGGGGAGGTGGGTGGAGATGAGCGGAGTTCAGGGGACGGTGGAGGTGGCCAGTACGTAATCAGGTATGAGAAGGATGGGGAGATGGAGAGGGTGCTGGAGAGGCAGGCAGAGCTGATAGGGCAGTACGAGGAAGAGGAGAAAGCTCAAAGGGAGTGGGAGAAACAGTACAACGAGAACAGGAATGCAAATAAG GTTGATGTGGAGGTCAAGAATAAGGCATTTCAGACAGATGCAGAGTCTAAATCAAGCAAAAAGAACCTCCCCATCACCATCAACCCGTCTGCTGGATGTCTGCCGGATGGTTCCCTTTCAGAATCTCCCCAATACGCATCACAAGAAACCGGTGCCCTGCGGCGTGAAGCAAGCAACGTGCCTGCTCACGGGCGTGCGCAAACCTCTTCCATTTCGGCACAAGAAAGCTCCGCCACCAGCACAGTCACTAGGCAAGATCAAAACCGGGAGGACGAAATCTCGGACGGGGAATCAGGTTACAATGCGAATGCTAAGCACTACACCATCAAAGCACCATCAGACGGGAGCCCCTCGAGTGACACCCTCAACAGCCCCTCGCAGTTTCATGACAACACGGACAGCACAGCTGACACGCAGCCGTATCGACCGGCGTCAAGCAACATTGCGGACATAGAGTGTGTCCTGCAGGCGCTTCAACGTGCCAGGATATCCCTCAGTGCCAAGCTGAGCAAGCCGGTTCCTCCCAGCCAGGTGACCTTGGCGCTCCCGGCACCGGGGGACGAGCACAAAGAATACGACGACCTGCCGGCCAAAGATGACATCTCGTATGGGGAAAACCTCAGCAGCTCAAGCCCAGCCCGTCAGGAGATACTGGCGCTCCCGGCACCGGAAGATTACCATGAAAGGGAGGATTGGCCACCGGAGTTGGACGGCGCTGCCATTTCACATGCCGAGAAAGCAAGCAGCTCAGGCCCTAATCTTGAGGAGATACTGGCGCTTCCTGCTCCAGCGATCGAGGATTTCGCGAAGATATCTGTCGGCACTCCCGGTTTATTCCGGTTGCCAACTGACTCATTTCCAGTGGATGAGAAGATGTTCTCAGGTAATGCCTGCGGTTCAGGGTTTAGTTTGGGAGCCGCGGCTCTACCTGCCACCAGCATTTTGAGCaatcctcctcctgctgctgctgctgcttatGGTGCCGCGACATCAGTTCCATCGGTTTCCGGAGATGGGTCAGGGTTTTCAGCAAAGCAGCGCTGTGATGTTCAGACTCCTGCGCTTCTCCCGGTGCCTACTCCTGGTAGGTGCAGCATTCCCACCCCAGATTTTTCAGTTGGGAGTGCTCCTTTCCTTCCTGGAATTCCAGGACTCCAGCAAGATCTGAGGAGAGCAGGGCCTCTTGGAAGTGCGGATTTGTTCATGCAGCGTGGTATCGATTACACCATATCCAATAAGTGGATGTTGTAA